In the Patescibacteria group bacterium genome, TCTTGAAGCTGATTCTGACCAGGAATTAGAAGAATTAAGAATTGCTTATCTGGGCAGAAAAGGTGAAATCACCCAGCTTCTCAAAAAAATTCCTTCTTTAAATCTTTCAAAAAGAAAGGAAATCGGCCAAACGGCCAATGATGCTAAAAGAGCAATTGACCAAGCTCTCAAAGACGCTAAAAAAGCCCAAACAACCAAAAAAATTGATGTTGAGAAAGAATGGCTTGATGTAACGGCTCCGGGTTTAAAACCAAACATCGGTCACCTCCATCCTCTCTCGCAAATTCTTTACGAAACAGTTAATGTTTTTAAACAAATTGGCTATCAGGTAGCCGAAGGACCAGAAATTGAAGATGATCGTCATAATTTCGAAATTCTTAATTTCCTTAAAGATCACCCCGCTAGAGATACCCAAATGACCCTCTATCTAGAAACTAAAGGGACCAAAGTTCTGCCTGGAGAAATTCTTCTTCGCACCCATACTTCCGCCATGCAGGGGAGAGTGATGGAAAAAACAAAACCCCCGATTAGAGTGATTGTCCCTGGCAAATGTTATCGCTATGAACAGGTTGATGCTTCTCATGGCTTTGAATTCTGGCAGGTTGAAGGCTTTGCCGTTGATAAAAAGATTACCTTGACTGATCTCTTCGGAACAATTGAATATGTCCTTAAAAAACTAATGGGAGAAAAAACCAAAATTAAGTTTGCCTGCACTTACTTTCCCTTTGTTGAACCAGGCGTTGACACTTATCTTGAATGTACTCTTTGTCAAGGTAAAGGCTGTCCTTTTTGTAAAGGGATTGGCTGGAGCGAAGTCCTGCCTGCCGGGATGATTCATCCTAATGTTCTTAAAGCTTGCCAAATTGACCCGCAAAAATATACTGGTTTTGCTTTTGCCATTGGTCTTTCTCGAATTGTCAGCTTGAGATACAACATCCACGACTTAAGATTATTATTTACGCCTGATTTAAGGATTTTAAACCAATTCTAAAATGCTAGTACCCCTTGATTGGATTAAAGACTATGTCGAGATTAAAATACCACTCCCTCGGTTAGTCGAAAGATTAACGGAAATCGGTTTGGCGGTCGAAGGAACAAATAAACAAGGTAAGGAAATTATTCTTGATCTTGAAGTGACGCCCAATCGACCTGATTGGCTTTCCCTTTTAGGGATTGCCCGAGAAATCGCGGCCATTAGTCAAGTCAAAGTTAAGCTCCCTCCAATCAAAGAATTAGCTTCTCCTAAAAAGATTCTAACGATTAAACAAATCATTGTTTATCCCCAAGACACACCCAGATATTCGGCGGTTATCATTGATCAAGTTAAAATAAAACCATCACCTATCTGGATGCAGGCAAGATTAAAGATGATTGGTTTACGCCCGATCAATAATCTTGTCGATATTACCAACTACGTTATGTTTGAATTAGGCAACCCGCTTCATGCTTTTGATTACGATACTCTTCAACCTAAAAGAATCGAGATCACCCGAGCTAAAGGTGGCGAATCTTTCAAAAGCGTTGACGGTCTCAATTATAAACTGCCTCCGGGAGCGATTATCATTAAGGATGCCCCTAATCGGGTGATTGACCTTTGCGGAATCAAGGGTGGAGAAAATACAGGAATTACACCAAAAACAAAGACCGTCTACCTTCATTCACCGGTTCATCCTGGCGTCCCAATTCGTTTAGCTGGCCAAGCTCTTTCCCTCCAATCTGATGCTTCTTATATTTATGAAAGAGGCGTCAATCCAGGTGGTACCGTTGAGGCCGTTAAAAGAGCGGCTAATCTCATTCTCAAATATGGGGAGGGCAAAATTGCCTCCAAGCTTTTTGACCTAAAGAAAAAAGAATTCGAACCCTGGCCATTGAAAGTAAGTATTTCAAGAACTAATAAAGTCCTAGGCGAATCTATTTCCGAAAAAGAAATAATGGCCATTTTTGAGAATCTAAACTTATCACCCAAAAAAATTAATCAGGATCTTATTGAAACCACCGTCCCTACCTACCGAAGCGATCTCCAGATTGAAGAAGACTTAATTGAAGAAATTGCTCGAATCTACGGTTACAATCGATTTAAATTAACCACACCTCGAGGATCAGTTCCCACCAAAGAAGTCGCTTATTCACGAGATTATCAACTAGAAAAAAAAGTTAAAAATCTTCTTAAAGGTGCCGGCTTTACGGAAATCAATACTTACAGTCTTCTTAGTCGAGAAGAGCTGAAAAAGATAGAAGCTGACACTCAAGAAGCGATTAAATTAGCTAATCCGGTTAGTTTAGAATATGAATACCTTAGATCCACTCTCTTAGTAGGCATTTTAAAAGCAATTAATCTTAACCAACCTCATTTTGAAGAAATTAAAATTTTTGAATTAGCCCGAGTCTATTTAGGCCAAATTCCTAAGACTGAAGAACCTTTAAATCTTAGTGGCGCCCTGACTGGCAATAAATTTTATCAAGTCAAGGGTATCTTTGAGACTATTCTCGAATCAGTTGGAATTGATGTTTATCATTTTGAACCCTATCAATTAAAGAAAACTTTTTATGGCAAAGTCTTTCATCCTTCAAGAACAGCCGAAATAATAGTTAAAGGTAACTCACTGGGAGTGGTGGGTGAAATCAGTCCCCATATCCTAGTAAAATTTGGAATTAAGAAAAAAGTGATTGTTTTTGACTTAGACTTTCAAGAACTGATTAAACAAGCTTCTAAAACCAAAAAATATCTGCCTCTTTCAAAATATCCGGCCATTGTTGAAGACTTGGCTTTTATTGTTCCTCCGAAAACTCTGGTAGGGGAGATAATTGAATCAATTAAGAAAACTAGCCAATTAATTACTAAGGTCGAATTACTCGATACTTATAAAAAAGTTCGAACCTTCAGAATTACTTATCAAAGCAATAAAAAGACCTTAACGGATAAAGAAGTAGAGAAGATCAGGAAAAAGATTATTCAAAGTGTTAAAAGGAAATTCCGAGCCAAAATTAAAATCTAGATTCAACAGAAATATTCCGAACAATAAAACCAATGATTCTTTCGTATTTGTCACTAAAACCCGGCAATTCCTCTTCAGCTTCTTTCCAGAATCTTTTAACTTCTTCTTGATTAATTTCTCCTACTTCTCGATGAAATATACGAAGAGTATAAAATTCGTGAAGTAACGGCTCTGCATGTTCATCGCCATTTGTAAAAGAGATATTGTATTCACGCTCAATTACATCCCTATAATCTTCCCAAGCAGAACGAGGTCCAACATACTGAGCCCTCTTTTCTTCTTCTATTCCATTCATATTTTTATCTAGACAGATGTTTTATTAAGAAAATTATATCATGTCTCGGCGACTAGCCCTAAGAACTCGGCGATGAGATAGGGGAAGGACTAGGAGAGGGACTAGGAGAGGGCGAAGGCTCCCAATCCCAAGGAACTTTTACGCCAATTTTGGCTTCTCGATCAGCCGTTTTGCCTTTCTCATCCTTGGCCCAAACTTTAATCGTGTAAGGACCCTTATCTAAAGTAAAAATCTTATCAAATTTACTGCTATTCTCAATCGTCTCCTTAGTTTCACCATTAATCAAAATCTTAATTTCTTCAACTGAATTTTTAGAAATAATCCTGCCTTTAACTCTAACCTCATTACTGTCAATTTGCGATTCATTACCTGGCTCGTCAATGGTTACTTCTAATTCTTCAACATCGCCACAATATTCGGTAGGGGGATGATAACGAGAATCTGATTGGCCTGCTAACCATTGGTTAATTCCTTCCTGCCAACGATTAATACCACCAGCTGAAAGTGGGTCTTCCTCCTTAAAAACAAAATATTCTTTCTCTTCATAATCACCTCGGGCCACTTGAGCCGGAGTCGCCAATTTATCCTGGCCACGACAAAGTTTCAACTTAGCATGAATTGGATCTTCACCGGTTGGCTCGGTTCCTTGGACAAAATATTCGGTTCTTGAAGGAAAACCGTCATGAGCCCGATAGCCAGAAACAAGATCAACTTCGGCCGTGATTACTCCCGTAGGCGTGGCAAAACCAATATTAGGTTTATTTTTAAGCGCCGCCATAATCACCCGTCGCCAGATAGGAGCCGCCCCCGAAACGCCTGAAGCCACTTGAGTCATCTCCGTGTTATCATTATTACCCACCCAGACTCCAGCTACCACCTGGGGCGTCCAACCAATTGTCCAATTATCTCGCTTGTCATTAGTTGTTCCAGTTTTAACCGCTACCTGTCTTCCGGAAATAACCAAAGCGCTGTTTTCACCAAAAGTAAGTAAACGAGCACTATTATCGGAAAGAATATGGGAAATAATAAAGGCCTCGGCCTCACTCAAAACTCGCTTGCCGGCCACGGGTTTGGTTTCTTCTAACACCCGACCATCATTATCTTCAACTTTAAGAATCGAAATTGGATCAACCCGATAACCGCTGTTGGCAAAAGCCGAATAAGCTTGAGCTAACTCAAGTAAACGAACTTCACCGCCACCCAAAGTAACTGACAAGCCCAAACGTCGCAAATTCTCCTTAGTCGGTTCCAGAGTCGATAAACCCATTTCGTAACCAGTGGTCAGCATATTAGTTAAACCAACCTTAGCTAACATCTTGACGGCAGCTACGTTAATCGAATTACCTAAAGCAAATCTGACTTGAAGCGATCCATGAAATTGACCATCATAATTAACTGGTTTGTAATCAGGCAAACCTTGACCTCCAGGAAAAGTGGTTGGTGTATCCATTAGAAAAGTCGAAGCCGTGTAGCCTTTTTTAAGAGCGGTCACATAAGTGACTGGCTTAATCGCTGAACCTGGCTGACGTAAAGAAAGGGTAACGTTAACCTTACCATCATAATCCGGATCATTGTAATTCTTTGAACCGACCATTGCCAGAATTTCACCGGTTTGAGCATCTAAAACAATGGCGGCACCGTTAGTAATATGAATCGACTCAACCTTGCTAATTTCTTCGGTCACCGCTTTCTGAGCTTCCTCTTGAATCTGGTAATCAAGAGTGGTCGTCACCTTTAAACCGCCTTGTTCCACCACTCGCTGTCCATAACGATCTTCAAGTTGTTTCTTAACATACATGACAAAGTGGGGTGCTTTGAAGTTTAAGCCTTCAGTTGCGAATTCCACTTCCTTGATTTGCTTGACCGCCGCTTTTTCCTGATCAGTAGTAATATAGCCATCCTCCCGCATTCTTCGCAAAACCGTTTCCGTTCGGCCAAGATAAGCCTTGGGGTCATCACCAAAAGGGGAGTAGGCTGAAGGCCGCTGAGGCAAACCCGCTAAAATGGCTGATTCCACCAAATTTAATTCAGAAACAGATTTGTCAAAATAAGTTTCAGCGGCCGCCTCTACTCCCCAGGCGGTCCCGCCATAAGGGGCCTCATTAAGATACATTTGGAGAATTTCGTCTTTAGAGTAACGACTTTCGATTTGGACCGCCAAAATAAACTCTTTAATCTTTCTAGGAAGGGTCCTCTGGGGCGTTAAGAGAACATTTTTAACTAATTGTTGGGTAAGAGTCGAGCCTCCTTGTAAACGACGATGAACCACAATATTGAAAACGGCTCGGAAAATCCCAGTGGGGTCAAAGCCACTGTGCCGATAAAAGTTTTTGTCTTCAATGGCCACTGTTGCATTCTTGAGATGTTCGGGAATATTATCAAGGGAAACTGGTGTTCGCCGTTGGTCAGCAAAAACATCATAAAGTAACTCTCCATTGCGATCATAAATTTTAGTGGCAAAGCCTTCCCGCCGGACAATCTTGTCTGGTTGCGGCAAGTCCTTGGCATAAAAGGCAAACAACCCTCCGGCGAAGAGAACCAAAGCAATAAAAAGGATAAAACCAATAAAAGCCCCTTTGGAAGCTAAAAGACTGGTATTCTGCTTGCCTAGACGCCGATAGGCTCTTGCCTGTCTAACTTTTTTTCGCCAGGTTCTTTGCCAACTCATAGAGTTGATTTTAACAAAAAATCAAAATTTGTGCTAATATTAAATCTGTAGAAAAAAATCTATGGATAAAATTAATGAAGTTTTAAATAGGGGAGTCGAGAAAGTCTATCCCTCAAAAAAAGCCTTTGAAAAGGTTCTCCGTTCTGGCAAAAAGATTAAACTTTATCAAGGCTTTGATCCGTCAATGGCCAATCTTCATTTGGGGAGTATGGTTGGCCTTCTTAAATTAAAACAGTTTCAAGATTTAGGCCATGAGGTCATCTTTCTCGTAGGCGATTTTACGGGCATGATTGGCGATCCAACCGATAAATCAGCCACCAGAAAACTCCTAACCAGAGAACAAGTTCTGGAAAATTCAAAGATTTGGCAAGAACAAGCCGGAAGAATTTTGAGTTTTGGTGGTAAAAATCCAGCCAAGCTGATGTTCAACAGTCAATGGGGCGACAAGGTGACCTTCAAAGATTTAATTGAAATCACTTCCCATTTTACGGTCCAGCAAATACTGGAAAGGGATTTCTTTCAAAGAAGATTTAAAGTTCAGAAACCAATCCATCTTCACGAATTTCTCTATCCTGTGGCCCAAGCCATTGATTGCGTCGCGATGGATGTTGACCTGGAAATTGGCGGCAGTGATCAAACTTTCAACATGCTTGCTGGTAGAAATTTAATGAAAGCCCTTAAAAGTAAAGAAAAATTTGTCCTGACCACCAAGCTTCTAGTTGATGCTAAAGGCGAAAAAATCGGTAAAACAACTGGCAACGCTCTCTTTTTGAATGTTTCTGCCTCTGAAATGTATGGAGCCATTATGTCTTTTCCTGACGAAACTATCATCCCAGGCTTTGAACTCCTGACTCAAGTACCGCTTCAATCAATTGAATCAATGGAAAGAAATCTAAAAGCAAGAAAAACACCAGCTATGGACCTGAAGAAAAAACTGGCCTTTGAAATTGTCAAAATGCTTTACTCTGAAAAAAACGCAAAAAATGCGGAAAAAGAATTCAAGACCCGATTCCAAAAAAGAGAAAAGCCTTCTCAAATAAAACTAACCCCCGGGGCAATCCAAAAGGGTAAACACTCAATCTCAAAGATAATGCCAAGTCTAATTCCGAATTATGCAGGCACGGCTACTATTTCCGCTACTAAAAGATTGATTGAACAAGGGGGACTGGAGTTTGAAGGAAAAAGAATCACCGATCCCCAGATGAAAGTAACGATCAAAGGCAGGGAGATCATCAAAGCGGGCAAAAGAAGATTATATAAAGTAAGAATAAAAAAATGAGACTCTCTAAAAAACAACAAAAACTTTGGATAGTGATTGTGGCGATTGCCGCCGTTGGTTTGCTTTTAACTTCAATG is a window encoding:
- the pheS gene encoding phenylalanine--tRNA ligase subunit alpha — its product is MDLNKIQNLKNQAISAILEADSDQELEELRIAYLGRKGEITQLLKKIPSLNLSKRKEIGQTANDAKRAIDQALKDAKKAQTTKKIDVEKEWLDVTAPGLKPNIGHLHPLSQILYETVNVFKQIGYQVAEGPEIEDDRHNFEILNFLKDHPARDTQMTLYLETKGTKVLPGEILLRTHTSAMQGRVMEKTKPPIRVIVPGKCYRYEQVDASHGFEFWQVEGFAVDKKITLTDLFGTIEYVLKKLMGEKTKIKFACTYFPFVEPGVDTYLECTLCQGKGCPFCKGIGWSEVLPAGMIHPNVLKACQIDPQKYTGFAFAIGLSRIVSLRYNIHDLRLLFTPDLRILNQF
- the pheT gene encoding phenylalanine--tRNA ligase subunit beta, with amino-acid sequence MLVPLDWIKDYVEIKIPLPRLVERLTEIGLAVEGTNKQGKEIILDLEVTPNRPDWLSLLGIAREIAAISQVKVKLPPIKELASPKKILTIKQIIVYPQDTPRYSAVIIDQVKIKPSPIWMQARLKMIGLRPINNLVDITNYVMFELGNPLHAFDYDTLQPKRIEITRAKGGESFKSVDGLNYKLPPGAIIIKDAPNRVIDLCGIKGGENTGITPKTKTVYLHSPVHPGVPIRLAGQALSLQSDASYIYERGVNPGGTVEAVKRAANLILKYGEGKIASKLFDLKKKEFEPWPLKVSISRTNKVLGESISEKEIMAIFENLNLSPKKINQDLIETTVPTYRSDLQIEEDLIEEIARIYGYNRFKLTTPRGSVPTKEVAYSRDYQLEKKVKNLLKGAGFTEINTYSLLSREELKKIEADTQEAIKLANPVSLEYEYLRSTLLVGILKAINLNQPHFEEIKIFELARVYLGQIPKTEEPLNLSGALTGNKFYQVKGIFETILESVGIDVYHFEPYQLKKTFYGKVFHPSRTAEIIVKGNSLGVVGEISPHILVKFGIKKKVIVFDLDFQELIKQASKTKKYLPLSKYPAIVEDLAFIVPPKTLVGEIIESIKKTSQLITKVELLDTYKKVRTFRITYQSNKKTLTDKEVEKIRKKIIQSVKRKFRAKIKI
- a CDS encoding PBP1A family penicillin-binding protein; this translates as MSWQRTWRKKVRQARAYRRLGKQNTSLLASKGAFIGFILFIALVLFAGGLFAFYAKDLPQPDKIVRREGFATKIYDRNGELLYDVFADQRRTPVSLDNIPEHLKNATVAIEDKNFYRHSGFDPTGIFRAVFNIVVHRRLQGGSTLTQQLVKNVLLTPQRTLPRKIKEFILAVQIESRYSKDEILQMYLNEAPYGGTAWGVEAAAETYFDKSVSELNLVESAILAGLPQRPSAYSPFGDDPKAYLGRTETVLRRMREDGYITTDQEKAAVKQIKEVEFATEGLNFKAPHFVMYVKKQLEDRYGQRVVEQGGLKVTTTLDYQIQEEAQKAVTEEISKVESIHITNGAAIVLDAQTGEILAMVGSKNYNDPDYDGKVNVTLSLRQPGSAIKPVTYVTALKKGYTASTFLMDTPTTFPGGQGLPDYKPVNYDGQFHGSLQVRFALGNSINVAAVKMLAKVGLTNMLTTGYEMGLSTLEPTKENLRRLGLSVTLGGGEVRLLELAQAYSAFANSGYRVDPISILKVEDNDGRVLEETKPVAGKRVLSEAEAFIISHILSDNSARLLTFGENSALVISGRQVAVKTGTTNDKRDNWTIGWTPQVVAGVWVGNNDNTEMTQVASGVSGAAPIWRRVIMAALKNKPNIGFATPTGVITAEVDLVSGYRAHDGFPSRTEYFVQGTEPTGEDPIHAKLKLCRGQDKLATPAQVARGDYEEKEYFVFKEEDPLSAGGINRWQEGINQWLAGQSDSRYHPPTEYCGDVEELEVTIDEPGNESQIDSNEVRVKGRIISKNSVEEIKILINGETKETIENSSKFDKIFTLDKGPYTIKVWAKDEKGKTADREAKIGVKVPWDWEPSPSPSPSPSPSPISSPSS
- the tyrS gene encoding tyrosine--tRNA ligase, producing the protein MDKINEVLNRGVEKVYPSKKAFEKVLRSGKKIKLYQGFDPSMANLHLGSMVGLLKLKQFQDLGHEVIFLVGDFTGMIGDPTDKSATRKLLTREQVLENSKIWQEQAGRILSFGGKNPAKLMFNSQWGDKVTFKDLIEITSHFTVQQILERDFFQRRFKVQKPIHLHEFLYPVAQAIDCVAMDVDLEIGGSDQTFNMLAGRNLMKALKSKEKFVLTTKLLVDAKGEKIGKTTGNALFLNVSASEMYGAIMSFPDETIIPGFELLTQVPLQSIESMERNLKARKTPAMDLKKKLAFEIVKMLYSEKNAKNAEKEFKTRFQKREKPSQIKLTPGAIQKGKHSISKIMPSLIPNYAGTATISATKRLIEQGGLEFEGKRITDPQMKVTIKGREIIKAGKRRLYKVRIKK